The genomic window ataaaatattattacttattaaaatattattatttaattaaaaaatcatttaaaagctATCATGAaactattgattttttttaagtaatgaaaAAAATTGTCATTAAGTCTTTTCcatcaaaagaaaaatagaataattgTACTTTAGTCtctataattttttaacttattcaatttagtccttaaactcaatattgaatttttaacttaACCCTATACTCCTACTAATAATCTTCTGTGTTTTCATGTCTGACGGTTTTCTCTAAAAACGATCACAATTTCTTATACTCCTATTTATTTATAGATCACTTATTCAATGACTTCTACAATAAatattctttttctcttttttttaagtgGAGATGTACGTGTTTTTACTAGACTGgacttgtataaaaataaaatatgttaatatcgtACTTAATTTGTGTTATTCAAGAACACCTCTAGTATGAGTCCAAGAGTAATTGGGCCGACAACAATGTAATTTTGGTTTTTCATTTGCTCGTCTGTTAGCCCAAACCCCTCATCTGAAAACCCTAGAGAGAATGGGAAAACCAACCCCTATTTGTACTTAAATCACCCaaaaatattgtttattttttggTTACATAAAGCTATCAAAAAACACTATCTCCTCCATCCGATCCGAAATAGTTCACTATGGCGGCGGAGGTAATGCTAATTAACGAGATAGAGGCGAAGGCTGCTAGCATGGCCATCGATTTGAATATCGATTTCAATTCCATTCAACTTCCTCGTGGTGAAGATTGTGGCATCGTCAGGTACTATACTCGATCttctttctatttaaaaaaaaaatacaaatctgATTTTCACTTCTGGATAGTGATGATGAGGATGTTTACCATGACGATCAATTGGAATTCGATTCCGGGTTTGGAAACGTTATTGTAGTGGATAATCTCCCAGTTGTTCCTAGTGAAAAGTTTGAGAAACTCGAGGGTGTCATTCGGAAAATCTATAGTCAGATTGGAGTCATTAAGGAGGATGGCCTTTGGATGCCTGTTGATCCTGAGACTAAGAAAACCCTAGGTTATTGTTTTATAGAGTACAATACTCCACAGGTTCGGCTTTTATGGCTTTTGGGTTTTGGTAATTATGTTCTCTTacctttcaattttttatttgcttttcttTGATTCCTTATGGATGTAGGAAGCTGAGCTTGCTAAGGAGAAGACCAATGGGTACAAGTTGGATAGAGCACATATTTTTGCTGTTAATATGTTCGATGATTTTGATAAGTACATGAGAGTTCCGGATGAATGGGCTCCTCCTGAGATTAAACCCTACACGCCTGGGGTAATATTTTCAATtcaatgttttggttgtaaatgCATTTGGTTTACGTTTTCCTTGCAATTGCCATACACACCCATATTTAGTAGGAATGTTGATTAGCTTTGTTCTAACATATACTGACTTGGTTGAAACATTGATAGTAAGCTGCTGATAATTTGTCTCATCTTGGAGTTTGTAGCTATGGGGTCTTACTAAATAAAAACATCTAGAATTTGTAAAAGATGGTTTGATTTAATTTGGGCCAGGATCAGTGCTGAATATTTGAAATTCTTCTATACTGGCATACTTGCTTTAAGGTTTTAGACAAAAGTTAACTATTGCAGTTTCTTCTTTTGTGGCATTATGTTGAATTTATTGCTATAAGAGTTGTTTCTGCAAGTACTATTTAACCATCTTATGTGCCTGTTAATCTCAAGTCTTTAAACTCCTAACACACCTGTGTTCTCTCTGAGCTCCTGTTTATTACTTTGATGATGTTACAGGAAAATCTTCAAAAGTGGCTTACTGATGAAAAGGCACGAGATCAATTTGTAATTCGTGCTGGTACTGACACTGAAGTTCTGTGGAATGATGCAAGGCAGTCTAAAACCGAGCTCGTTTACAAACGCAGTGTAAGTAGTTTACCCCTTGTATCAAATACTGCAGCTTGGTTATCTGTTTTTCATTTCCAACAGCCATTTTTTAATGGATATAATTGATTATAAAATGTTTTTGCATACAGTACTGGACCGAAAGTTTTGTGCAGTGGTCTCCCCTGGGGACATACTTGGCAACAGTTCACAGGCAAGGAGCAGCAGTTTGGGGAGGTGCAAATACGTTTAATCGTCTAATGCGTTATGCCCATCCTCAGGTCAGAAATAGGCTTTGTTTAACATTTTCTCCGAAGTTTTTTTTTCACCTTTTCCTCGTTTTTAACCTGCAATGATACTGATAATACAGGTTAAGCTTATTGATTTTTCTCCTGGTGAAAAATTTTTGGTAACCTACAGCAGCCATGAACCAAGCAATCCTCATGATGCAAATGTGAGGCTTTCAGACTCATCTCTTGTTACTTAAATCCTGTTCTCTATTCCAATGCAGATTCTGATATAACATTTTGCATTCAGAGGGTTGTGATAAACATTTTTGATGTGAGAACTGGAAAAGTGATGAGAGATTTTAAGGGAAGTGCTGATGAATTTACAATTGGAGGAGCTGGTGGTGTTGCTGGAGTTTCTTGGCCTGTTTTCAGGTGATTCttgtcttttgttttaattttatcttcaaCCATCTCCTCTCTTCTCATTTTTGGTGAGCATACTTGTGTGTAAAGAATTAGAATTGTCATGTTCCAGATGGGGAGGCGGAAAAGAGGACAAGTATTTTGCCAAACTTGGGAAAAATATGATATCTGTTTATGAAACAGAGACTTTTAGCCTTATTGACAAAAAATCTTTGAAGGTTGAAAACGTTGTGGACTTCAGTTGGTCACCAACTGATCCCATTCTTGCACTTTTTGTTCCTGAACTTGGAGGTGGAAACCAGCCTGCTAGGGTAATTGCTTGTTCTTTTGAAAGGCTCCATTATTTTATGAGTTTAGACTTGATGTCAACTAATATGCAACTTGCATGTATTTCTCAGGTGAGTCTGGTTCAAATTCCCAGTAAAGTGGAATTGAGGCAAAAGAATCTTTTCAGCGTCAGCGACTGCAAAATGTACTGGCAAAGCAACGGTGAATATCTTGCTGTAAAAGCTGACCGATAcacgaaaacaaaaaaaagtactTATACCGGTTTTGAGCTCTTTCGCATCAAGGAAAGGGACATACCAATTGAGGTTTTGGAGCttgataataaaaatgataagatAATTGCTTTTGCTTGGGAGCCCAAGGGGCACAGGTTTGCTGTTATACATGGGGATAATCCAAGGCCTGATATTAGCTTTTACTCGATGAAATCATCGCACAATTTGGGCCGAGTTTCAAAGCTCACTACTCTGAAAGGCAAGCAGGCAAATGCGTTATTCTGGTCACCTGGTGGCCGTTTTATTGTACTTGCTGGATTGAAGGGGTTCAATGGTCAGTTGGAATTCTTTAATGTCGATGAGCTTGAAACAATGGCAACTGCTGAACAATTTATGGCCACAGATATTGAATGGGATCCCACTGGAAGGTAAGCCAATAAAAATTGATGACATTTAACTGAACTGAGATGCTTTACtgtttatcttctttttttttttaaataaaaaatttattatgcttaaaattttattctaacaATTGCTGGCTCTATTATTGTAAAGATATGTTGCAACCGCAGTAACATCTGTTCATGAAATGGAAAATGGTTTCAATATATGGTCCTTTCATGGTAAGCTACTCTACCGGATACTGAAGGATCATTTCTTCCAGGTAATTGAATTATTgtacataataatataaaagcATAAATGGTCGGTTGCAGTTAGATAGTTTATTCTGGCATTGCGGAATCATGATTGTGGTTGTTTTGTGGAAAATGACAGTTCTTGTGGCGCCCAAGGCCCCCATCCTTCTTGAGCGCTGAGAAGGAGGAAGAGATATCAAAATACTTGAAGAAGTACAGTAAGAAGTATGATGCAGAGGACCAGGATGTTTCGATGCTATTGAGCGAACAGGATAGGGAGAAGAGAAGGATGTTGAAGGAAGAATGGGAGAAGTGGATAAGCGAATGGAGGCGGGCAAGTGAGGAAGAGAAGTTGGAGAGGCAGAGGTTGAGGGATGGAGAAGCAAGTGACGAGGAAGAGGAATACGAAGCTAAAGAAGTTGAAGTTGAGGAAATCTTGGACTTCTCCGAAGAAGTCCTTTTTGAAGAGTGAGTTGGTTAGGACACGATTTTTCAGTATGTAGGAGTGGAGTAGATGATGTTTCggctatttttattttagaatttttgatcaTCGCGCTAACACtttgtgtttatttataaatGATTGTGTGAGGCAATGCCAAAATTAGTCCCTGcatatttttctaacttgtttTGACTGTGATACCCATGATTTAGGGATTTTAGTGAAAATTTTCaactaatataataaataaatttttaataagattCTAAATGATGATATATTATTTAGTTTCTAATAGAATTTTAGTTAATTACTGCTATTTAGCTTCTgctaattttttttcactttaatttttaataaaactttTTTAAGCATAAATGTACATTGACAATTTTTAGTTAAGTTAAATTACTATATAATGATTTTAATATACTATTAttctttctaaaaaaattcagaatattaAAATCAATTTGACGGTAATAATTTGTCAAATACTGAAATAATTGAAGTAACCTTTCCCAAAGAAATTATGAGAAATATATTCTCATGCATTTACGTCTTGGGTTGTGAATAGATGCTTATTTTATCATTGTGTTCCTTTTATCTCTTATTTTACTACATTTTTTCCCTCTACTTCTATACTACATTATCACCTCAATTTACTCAAtaatcattcttttcttttaagtgGATATATACTTAAACTATGCAACATCTCTGTTGAAAAAGCAACTctaaattaaaatacatgctTCTTGTAAGTACATAAAACTGGtgtataatttcattatttttggatgattaattaaaGGTTCCTATTCATAATTTCTTTTATGTCTCATCAATGTAATTGAAATACATGCTTAACAATTGGCCTTTTTTTATGTCTTACATTCATTTAACATGCACAATGgtaattgaaatattatataCTGTCATAACATTGCCTACATAAGGGTACGGGGGCCTAGTAAGCAATGCTAAACACGGAGGGCTTAAATTTACGTAGAATCGCCACTAACTAATTAGGGCCTGGCTAGTTAGCCATCTATCGTCTAAAAGTTCAGAATTAATACTACGAAAAATTCTAAAAGTCTAGACTCGATCTCATCACCAAATTTCGGGTTCGGAAGTACAGTTACATGTGGGGAAGGTTATAACACCCCCACAACGCCTATCCAGGGATATTCCTACCACTACACCAAATCAGGGTTTTAGCggtatttttagtggcgtttggataaaaaacgccgttaaaaattgagcattagcggcgatttcagggaagcgccgctaaaaatgagcattagcggcatttgtgggaaaaacgccgcaaatgttaGGACGTTgacaatagcggcgttttttgcggcaCTTGTGAAAGACCTAAAAAACGCCGTTAAAAACCTGTTTCGGTGTAGTGTACGAGGTCTTAGGagctaggtttttttttaaaacatattaatgtcttaatctaggctaaaatcttatgaaaatcttaaataaaaactctaaagaaAATGCCTTTGGTTTACTTGTAACTCGATTAAGATGTGTTCACAaaacttatctaatttgaaacttaaattaaagatttttacttttaacgggaaccctaaaggatacctaaataattctagtaaaataccttcaattcctaaattaattctattttagaattctaaaacAAACCTAGAAATTACTAATGAATcaagagaaatattaaaatccATCTATAACTTATTCgatcctttattattattatttttaagatttaattaataatgtTGAACCTATCAAGATCTTACGAAAGTATCCTATGTCGGGTTTatgatttatcttactttaaaattcttgatctaaggtttaaattcgtcaaaatcttaaaataatatgttttaaataacatttattagctTTCTTAAAAAGTTTCCAAAATAAAACACTTAGAAAGAcctactcatgatttacaatttacctataaaaatatttagttttaatcttgaataaagttCTAAAGAatttttccatattaatttaagattctaAAGAGGAATCCTatactatatttaaaattaatttaaaaccctaaaagtaaTATCTTAcatgttatttataatttttctaaggtAAATGATAGGTAAGATCTTAAGGACTGACCTAAATCCAAATGCAAAAACTTTATAGTTTCATTAAAATGCAACACCTACTTAACTAACTTCATGTGAACAATTATAGGATGAAAAAATGACCTAAAGTTCCCTATTTTAAAacgaatagtaataaaataggaaaattaattaaattgactaaagttaatgaaaaattaaaactctttcaaaatagcaacaaaaaaagaaagattaaataaatgaaataaataagaccttaacatgatgataataataataacaataatacaccttattcataatacaatcaaagaatcaaagtaacataaataaataatattaaaatgtatgtaaggggaatgtgtaaaaaaaacataaatataaattgacatgaaaataaataagaataaataaaaattatacaagtgtgaataaatataaaatattaaaataaagtgcataattgacattaaatatataaggtgtaaatgcaaatgaaagggaagatataagtgtaaataatttattaaaaatggaaataaaatgacatagcttgattttgggactaaaagataaaaaatgtggaAGGCTGAGGACTGATGTAGCAATTagttgcttttattttttatatttcaaattaaatcgaatgtttgaaaaaaataaaatggttacGGGTGTAAATATGCCAGAAAGTGAGGGCGGTGCTACAAAAAAGgggtattttttgtaaatttaaaaagtaaggggGTGAGAATAAATTACCCATTTTTAGcacctataaatgaaaaaaaaattcattcttttattttaacctcatttgtttttcaaaaaaaaaaacatcttcCTCTTTCTCTTCCTCATTCTATGTTGGCCATGGCTCCACCATCGAAGAGTTCAACGGCTCTCCGGCCTCCGGTGGTAAAGCCGCCGCGTATGATGgtcgaattttatttttatttacaaaatcaaagttttctttaaaaaaattactacttttcttaaaaatctaaactttattttcaaaatagttgaaaaaaaatcaaaacttttttttaaaaaatttaaacttttcctttaaaatgactaaaaaacatatttttattttagaaatctaaactttctcttaaaaaaaacactatttttcttaaattcaaagcttttattttgaaatagttgaaaaaaatcaaaattttattttaaaattttaaacttctttaaaatgactaaaaaaacatatttttattttttaaaatctaaactttctctcttttttttttaaaaaatgaaaacttttcccAAGATCaaacccccttttttttaaaaaaagaaacctTTATTTTAGAAAGGAAGACGGAAAAAATCGGATTTTTGGGGGTTCTTAGGGGTGGAGGATCGACGGTCTGGTAACGTCCCCTTTATCAGAGCCCAAAACCCGATCCCTTAGAACATGTttatgaccaaaaaaaaagatagaaaaaaaaaagaaatagaatgcttgttgttgttgttttaccctttttttaaagaacaaaaatatgaaaaacctaaaaaatgATAAtggtatttaataataataatagtagtgatgataataataataatttgggccATTGACTGGcctaaaaaggaaaggaaaaaaaaggtctcaaatttaccaaaattaaGTGGGTTTCAAACAGCTCAAGagagaacaaaaatttaaatggGCCTCAAATTGGGCTCagacaaaatgaaaatttacataTACCATTAaagtaaataatcaaatatatactAATAGAATGCGAGTAACCTTGTAGCTTTTATATCATTATATAATGAATCCATTATATTTGTAATCTTTTAGCTTTTGCCTTGGTATGaaggaaagaaaattaaaaagataaaaaattgaaGTGAAAATTAGAAGGATGGAATCTTTCCATAGGTGTACTTGGATAGAACAGatggaaaaatagaaagaaaaatcaaTGTTATTTTCTTCCATTACTTGGTAGAGTTAAAatgtgaaagaaaagaaaataaagcaatTGAAACATATATAATTCCTCTCATTATTTCAATTTGAAAGAATTAGTTTTTATGCATTAGGATGGAAAATGATCATCactcatatttttttttctttccacttTTCTTCCTAACCAAGCACGCtccaaatttattttctttccatttttaaaTTTCCCCCCTCATCCCTCTACTTTTGCACCGAAACACGCACTCAATGAATAACAAAAAgatatttactaaaaaaaatgcAAGTTATTTGATTGTAGCTAGTCTAGGATAAACCCAAAATATGCTATATTGGTTAGTTGAGAAATTGAATATATCAATCCCATCAGAATGTAAGTCCATAcatattctattatttaatttacttttcatACTTAATAATTGATTCATTTTATACCCTAattgttatcattattttatattatcaattaCCATGTCAAACCTTGAAaaacttgaatttgtggtccttgACATATTAAGCAAGAATTATTTATCATAAGTGTTAAAAAACCGAAATTTACCTAGACGTTAAAAGTCTCGGGAATACAGTTATGCATGGGAATGAGACATTTAAATAGGATAATGCCCAATCTATGATTTTCCTTTGTCATAATTTTCATGAAAGattgaaaacaaaatatttgactgtAAAAAGTCAACTTGAATTGTGGAATAGCCTAAAAGAGAGATATGACCATTAGAACCAAAAGCTTGTTATAATTGAATGAACTTAAGGTTGCAAGATTTATAAAATAGTAATTGAATATAATTTCACAATATTTAAGATAAATTCTCAAttaaaaatatgtgtaaaaaaaaATAACCGATAAGAACTTATTGGAGAAAACTTTCTCAACTTTTCATGCATTTAATGTGCTCCTGCAACGAcaaatcttgaaaaaaaatttaaaatactttgaATTAATCTCATTCCTTTTGGTGGATAAAGATGCAttaatgaaaaatcatgaaaGTCATCCTGCTAGTTCAACTTCATTCCCAGTAGTGAATGCAACCATACATAATAATAGAAATGAAAGAAATATAATCACGGTTGTGGTTGTGGTCATGGATATGGTCATGGACGCTATAATTACTGTTATCATGATGGTACTAATTATTATAACcaccaaatgaaaaataaaaaggaaaagatgatgGTCCAAGCAATCTttcaaaaaatattgaaattttgtgcCATTGATGCGGTATGAGTGTGCATTAATGGTCACGTACCTGTTGTACGCCTGAACATCTTAATATGAGTGCTTATCACCTATCTTGGCTATTGGAGCTAGATTGACTCAAAAATTTgagacataaatgtgattgtTTGGATAGACAACACATCGAATAAGTACCAAGTTGAATTTATCCTAAATTCGTTTAtgacttaattcacttatgacGTTCATGGAGTAGTTTACCTAAGTTTGGAGTAAATGAATAATCATTCATGTATGACTCatgttcttttatatattaaaaacctCTGCTCTTAAGATAGTTGGCAAAAAATTattatgttgggtacatgacttataCATGTCATGGTTTCACTCACAATAGTGGAATCATAGCTCGTTTACCTCTCATCGGCAGTGTTTATGAAAATGGAACATTGTCATGAGTTATTTGTTTGAGACAAATGATTTAATCATTGTTGTTATAGATAATGATAATGTTTGTTGTAGAAGATACAATggtgataatgagataaaatGGATCAGATTAGGTGAATGGATTTTAACATAAATGGATCATGAATATCTTTTAAGGGTAACACATATATGATAATGTCATTGGATAAAAACTTGATTTAAGTAGCCTTACTAATGGTATATAACGAGGAGTTCAATCATGATATTTTTAATGGATTGACTCCACGACCAAAAAAAATTGTCATTAGTAGATGAAGAGTCGGAACTTGATTACAATTTATTTTAGCCCTAATTATATACGTTCAATTGGTCCCTTAGCCAGCTCACTATATAACATTAAATGAATTGCTTAATAAGAAGCTTTGAATGAATGAACTAGATGatgaatgaaaattaaattgcatgaattactAAAACAGGTAAGAGGTGACTTgggattaatttaatttctttgaatgattatttaaatgaataaattaaataattgaaaatttgataatTAGTTTAATTCATTCGAAGAATTGAAcggaattataatttttttgaatataaagattcaaaataaatgaaatttatttgtTTAGTGTAATTTCCATCAAACTTGGAGGGTAAGTGGGATATTTTCAAACCCAAACCAATGATGTTTTGAATGCTTTTCCGAAAAATCATTaacaaatatattaattaaagagGTTTTGATTGAATTAGCAAAATCAagacattaaaatttataatgttttagatttaaatatatattttaaattttacatgaaatataaattaataaaaaattcatgatAATGATGcttgttattttataaaatatatttttttcaataattttctaACTAAATTGAAGTTCGgtaactaaattatattaattgaatCGGTAAAATTAATTCAATCCATCCgttaaataatgatataaataacattaatttaaacatcatatcatatttttatgtaatataacTGGGAAAAGATactgttttataaaaataataaaaaatttagattaattttttcgatatttaaaaaaatatttagattttagagAATATTGCTAATTTACCCGTATAACATGTCTATCCATCTATTATAACTTAATTTTCAACCGTGACATTTAATGATGAAAAAATACAAATTGTTGATAATAAtaggagagagagagggagagaacgagcagataaaaattaaaaagaaataaagaatgtGGCAGGGCTAAGTGTAGGGTAGGAGAAACTGCAATTTCAGTGGACGAAGACTATAAGCTACGTAAGCCTAATGTTCCACCAGGACCCAGGCCATAGCATGCATAGTCTCATTAGGCACAAGTTACGTTGCACTGCATTCTAATCACTCCTCGTCACCACTTTCCTTTcatctccatttctttattattccTAAATTGATGATTGGAGGAGCTTTCCCTTTTAGTCTACTCCTATAAATATATGAATAGGTAAATGTCGTTTGCCATTATGTTGCCAATTCCTACTGCATTCTAGCATTGTAAATGAATTAGGTGAGAGAGATGAGGCAGCGGCTACCTATGCCGTTTTTGCCAATAGCTACTAACGCTGGACACACTGACTCATTAAGGAGAGGAGAGAGAAATGAATGAAGCATTTGAAGATTCATGCAAACCCCACATTTTGTATTGCGTTACCATTGGACACTTCACTTGTGTGAATGGAAATTGCACAGTGAAGTTCCAACCAAATTTCCCATGTCTATATTTAAACATCTACTATACAACGACAGTGTTGAAAAAGAGCTTCATTGTTTAAACTAAAACACCCCACA from Gossypium hirsutum isolate 1008001.06 chromosome D12, Gossypium_hirsutum_v2.1, whole genome shotgun sequence includes these protein-coding regions:
- the LOC107945214 gene encoding eukaryotic translation initiation factor 3 subunit B, whose translation is MAAEVMLINEIEAKAASMAIDLNIDFNSIQLPRGEDCGIVSDDEDVYHDDQLEFDSGFGNVIVVDNLPVVPSEKFEKLEGVIRKIYSQIGVIKEDGLWMPVDPETKKTLGYCFIEYNTPQEAELAKEKTNGYKLDRAHIFAVNMFDDFDKYMRVPDEWAPPEIKPYTPGENLQKWLTDEKARDQFVIRAGTDTEVLWNDARQSKTELVYKRSYWTESFVQWSPLGTYLATVHRQGAAVWGGANTFNRLMRYAHPQVKLIDFSPGEKFLVTYSSHEPSNPHDANRVVINIFDVRTGKVMRDFKGSADEFTIGGAGGVAGVSWPVFRWGGGKEDKYFAKLGKNMISVYETETFSLIDKKSLKVENVVDFSWSPTDPILALFVPELGGGNQPARVSLVQIPSKVELRQKNLFSVSDCKMYWQSNGEYLAVKADRYTKTKKSTYTGFELFRIKERDIPIEVLELDNKNDKIIAFAWEPKGHRFAVIHGDNPRPDISFYSMKSSHNLGRVSKLTTLKGKQANALFWSPGGRFIVLAGLKGFNGQLEFFNVDELETMATAEQFMATDIEWDPTGRYVATAVTSVHEMENGFNIWSFHGKLLYRILKDHFFQFLWRPRPPSFLSAEKEEEISKYLKKYSKKYDAEDQDVSMLLSEQDREKRRMLKEEWEKWISEWRRASEEEKLERQRLRDGEASDEEEEYEAKEVEVEEILDFSEEVLFEE